The Wansuia hejianensis genomic interval GCCCTGCCTTCATCAGTGATGCTGATAGAGATCTTCCTCCGGTCACAAAGATCAATCTTCCGTGTGATATAGTTCTTCTTCTCCAGCGAATTCAGTATGTAGGAAACGGCTGGTTTAGAAATCAGAAGCTGTTCCTGGATCATCGGGACATTCAGGTGGACGTCGGGGCATTCATTGCAGAGCGTGGTAATATGATATAAAATGGCCATCTCATTGATTTGCATCTCACATTCTGATGAAAAAACTGATTCCAGCTTCTTCAGGCGGGACATGGATGTAATAAATTGTTCAATCAGTGAAGGTTCCATATATAAACTCCTTAATTAGTAAATGTTTAACTAAAGTATACTCCAAAAAATGGAGCATTACAAGAAAAAATATGGTTTTGATTCCAAATGGTCGGGGAGGGGGAGGGGGGTATCCACCCCCCCCCTCTCGCCCAAAACCCAAATCAGTGAGGTTTTGCGGCTTGTGGATTTTTGCATAAGGCGTTACAATAAAAGAAATGAGTTTTTGGTAAGGAGGATCGTGGTTTGGATTTTTACAAGAGGATGAAGGTGGCCTGTGGGAGGATTCCGGAAGGGAAGGTGGCTACTTATGGTCAGATTGCCTTGTTGTGTGGAAAACCACGGAATGCCAGGCAGGTGGGGTATGGTCTCAGATGTGGGCTGGCGGGGGATGTGCCCGCTCATCGGATGGTGAATGCAAGAGGGGTATTGAGTGGGGCGGCCTCATTTGAGGTTCCGGGTCTTCAGAAAATGCTTTTGGAAAAAGAAGGGATCCAGGTGATGATTACGGATGAAGGTCAGGTTGTGGATCTGAAAAAGTATGGGTGGAAGAATACGCTGAGGGAAGCGGAGACGCTGGCTGTTGAATTTGAACTGCTGGGTATATAGAAGTTCCACGGTTTGTATTCAGGCGTGTATAAGTGCGTCTGTAGGTGAGCTGTGTTGTTTCATTTTTTTTATTAATTCTTCACAGCATTTTTCACTGCTTTTTATTAAAATCTGAATGTCTCCCTTCGAGGCGTTATCAATATGTATCCCTGCGCTGGCTGCCGCGTGGCAGCGAAAGGCCAGGGATATTTTTTGTGCAAATAATTCTGCCACCAGATCGTCTCTGTGGCCGGGCAGGGCGATCATGTTGACTGTGGTTTTTTCGGAATCGGGATAACAGACGGCGATAGCTCCCACATGATGAAGCGTGCCGCCGCAGACAGCGATGTTCCAGTCTTTTCCGCAGGGAATTGCGGTGGCGGTGATTTCAAACCGGCTTCCTGTATTAACCTGTGCTGAAATAACGTATGACATATGTATTCACCTCATCTTTTCGCAACCCAGAATTAATCCAGGGGTACGGTTCTCTTTCCGTCCGAAACTTTCATTGTAAATTATAAAAGAAATACTTGCCATAACCTATTCTTTTGTGGAATAATATCTCATTTAAAACAGAATTGCAGAAAAATTAAAATGAGCGCAAACTAATGTTGGAAAGCAGGTGGGGATTCATTTATATGGAGAAAAGAAGAATTATCGTGGGAATCAGCGGGGCGAGTGGTATTCCGGCTGCAGTTGAGGTGCTGAAACTTCTGAAACAGCAGGAGGGATATGAGAGCCATCTGGTGATTTCTGACAGTGGAAAGGTAACGATTACATATGAAAGCAGCTGGAGCGTGAAAGATATTGAAGGGCTGGCGGACTGTGTCTATGATACCCATTCGATTGGAAGCGCGGTTGCCAGCGGGAGCTTCAGGAATGATGGCATGATCATCGTGCCCTGCAGCATGAAGACAGTTGCGGGTATTGCCAACGGATACAGTGATTCGCTGCTCCTGCGGGCGGCGGACGTAGTTCTGAAGGAACGGAGAAAGCTGGTGCTCATGGTCAGGGAATGCCCATTCAGCAGCATTCATCTTGAAAATATGCTGAAGCTCTGTAATCTGGGTGTGGATATCCTGCCCATGGTGATGACTTTTTATAACAAGCCAGAAACACTTGAAGATATGGTTCATCATATGGCCTGCAAGTGCCTGGAGCGTTTCGGGATTGAAGCGGAAGGGTACAGACGGTGGATGGAGCAATAAAGGAAGGAGAAGGAATATGAAAATGCTCATTGACGGATGCGAAGTGGATGCGTCCAACGGAAGAACAATTGATGTCACCTGTCCCGTAAATGGTTCGCTGGTGGGGACGATCCCTGCGGCGACAGAACAAGATATGGAAAAAGCGCTTGCCGCGTCGGTTAAGGGACAGAAGGCATGGCAGGCGATCCCGCTCAGAGAAAAAGAGCAGATCCTGGACAGGTTTGAAGAACTGCTGGAGGAGAACAAAAAAGAAATTCTGACAGTTGTATGCAAAGAGTCCGGAAGCAGCCTCAGAAACGGGCTGATGCAGATCCAAGGGCTTCCCCAGCTGTTCCGCGGATATCTGGAAACAGCGAAACGATATAATGGACATCTCATGGTGCCTGGCATCGAAGCGGGGCATGACGGGAAAACAGAGAATGATATGCAGCTCGTAACCTATGAGCCGGTAGGGACAGTCCTGGCAATTGTCCCATTTAACGCTTCCATCATGCTGTTTGCATATAAAGCGGCGCCTGCACTTGCGGCTGGAAACGCGGTGATTGTAAAGCCGCCCACGACGAACCCGCTGGCAGTCATAATGATCTGTAAACTGCTGTGGCAGGCCGGCGTCCCGGGCAGCACGCTGCAGGTCATCACGGGAAACGGGGGCGAGATCGGTGATTACCTGTCGAAAGATCCGCGGATTAACGCCGTTACATTGACTGGAAGCACGGAAGTAGGCGTACATATCGCAGAAATCATGGCAAAGAAGCTTTCACCCTGCGCGCTTGAGCTGGGTGGAAATGATCCCTTTATAATTATGGAGGACGCGGACCTTCAGGCGGCCATTGCAGACGGCGCTTTTTGGAGGATGAATTCCGCCGGACAGATCTGCATTTCACCCAAACGGTTTATTGTCCATAATTCCCTGAAAGAAGCATTTACCCAGGGAGTTCTGGAATTTACCAAAACGATTCATATGGGCTATGATATGGATTATGACGCAGAAGTAGAGAAATTCCTGAACCTGGATTTCTCCAAGATGGCACATGCGGGAATGATTATGAATCCGCTGATTTCTGAAAGGGCAGCTAAGACTGTCGAGGAGCAGATTCAGAAGACGGCTGCCCAGGGAGCGAAGATCCTGACAGGCGGCAGAAGGAACGGATGCTTTATAGAGCCCACCGTTCTCGGCGACGTGACCAGAGACATGGATATTATGAAGGATATGGAGATATTCGGGCCGGTACTTCCAATTTGCGGATTTGACACGGAAGAAGAAGCCCTGGAAATCGCGAATCAGAGTAGTTATGGCCTGTCGGGATGCGTATGGACCAAAGACTGGAAAAAGGGCATGCGCATGGCGCGCGCGATACAGTCCGGCGGCGTTGTCATCAACGGAACCGGCACTTACCGCAATATGATGCATCCATTCGGCGGCTATAAGCACAGCGGCATGGGAAGAGAAGGGTTTATGACACTCGGCGAAATGATGCAGGAAAAAGTAATCATCATGAAGGATTTTTACCGCGCTGACTAACGTAAAAGACAATACGTGAAACGCGGATTCCTGATAATAGAAAAGGAGAGTAAAGTTATGGCAACGAAAAGACAGCTTGAAAAATACAGACCGTTTGGTGTAAAAGGCTATGTGTATTCCGGCAGCGGTTCTATTTCTGTGATCGGTAAGATCTGTAACTCTGAAGGATGGAAAAAACTTTTGCTTGTGATTGACCCCGGCGTTCTCGCGGCGGGCGGCGCGGATTCTATCATTAAAACGGTTGAAGCGGCAGGGCTTGAATATAAGATCTTTTCAGAGATCAAACCGAATCCGCTGCAGGTGGATATCGAGACGATCGGATTCCCGATGTATCAGGAATTTGGAGCAGACGCGATTATTGCAGTGGGCGGCGGTTCAGCCATGGACAGTGCAAAAGGCATTGCAATGATGGGCGACAGCGGCAAGACGATAGATGAGCTGGAAAAAATCCTATTTGCCCTGGATCCCCATGTAGCCACACCCTGGCATACATTCCCGATGATATGTATACCCACCACGTTCGGTACAGGTTCAGAAGTCATCCGCAACGCGGTTATTTCCGACGTCACAGGACACAAGCTGGTTCCCATGCACGACTGCATCCTTCCGGCGTATGCGATTGAAGACCCGGATCTGATGGCGACCCTGCCGGCCCATGTGGCAGCGGCAACGGCTATGGATGCGCTGGTACAGGCAATAGAATCCTATGTAAGCCGCGCTGCAACAGAGTTTTCTGAGCTGTGCGCGCTTCACGCGATCGAACTGATCGGACCGAATATCGTGAGATATGTGCGCAACCCCGCAGAAGAGGGGCCTGCCGACGCTATCTGCCGCGGCGCGATGTTTGCAGGAGTTTCCTGGAACTGTTCCTCTATCGCACAGATTCATGCATGTAATCATCCGATCACAGAAGTTCTGCATATCGCTCACGGCGACGCATGCGCGATCCTGCTTCCCTGGTTCGTGGAATGGAACGGGGAGAATAAGCGGGAGAAATTCTGGAAGGTCTATAATGCAATGTATCCCCTGGAGACGGTTGCGTATAAAGACTTCGACCTGAATGTATTAGTTAAGAAACTGATGAAACTGAACTATGATCTGAACATCCTGAATAACATGACGATGGATGAATACGCAAAATCCCGCGGTATTGAAGGCGGATGCCCGGATGAGCTGTGCGATCAGATCATCGATATGCAGTTTGCGGGCCGGGATCTTCCGCAGTATCCCAGAAAGACATCGGATGCAGAGATGAAGAAGGCGCTGCGTGATGTAAACCATGGAAAATATATCTATCAGCCGGAATGATTTTCCGGCGGAATGAATCTTCCCGGCGTAAGCGGGAGACAGATCCAAGGGGAAAGGAGTAACCATGGATATCAAACCTAGAGATAATGTCATTCTGGCATTTCAGCACAAGGAACCCTACTGGATTCCAAACAGCGTGACAGACTGTGA includes:
- the lpdD gene encoding prenylated flavin chaperone LpdD, translating into MSYVISAQVNTGSRFEITATAIPCGKDWNIAVCGGTLHHVGAIAVCYPDSEKTTVNMIALPGHRDDLVAELFAQKISLAFRCHAAASAGIHIDNASKGDIQILIKSSEKCCEELIKKMKQHSSPTDALIHA
- a CDS encoding MGMT family protein gives rise to the protein MDFYKRMKVACGRIPEGKVATYGQIALLCGKPRNARQVGYGLRCGLAGDVPAHRMVNARGVLSGAASFEVPGLQKMLLEKEGIQVMITDEGQVVDLKKYGWKNTLREAETLAVEFELLGI
- a CDS encoding iron-containing alcohol dehydrogenase; its protein translation is MATKRQLEKYRPFGVKGYVYSGSGSISVIGKICNSEGWKKLLLVIDPGVLAAGGADSIIKTVEAAGLEYKIFSEIKPNPLQVDIETIGFPMYQEFGADAIIAVGGGSAMDSAKGIAMMGDSGKTIDELEKILFALDPHVATPWHTFPMICIPTTFGTGSEVIRNAVISDVTGHKLVPMHDCILPAYAIEDPDLMATLPAHVAAATAMDALVQAIESYVSRAATEFSELCALHAIELIGPNIVRYVRNPAEEGPADAICRGAMFAGVSWNCSSIAQIHACNHPITEVLHIAHGDACAILLPWFVEWNGENKREKFWKVYNAMYPLETVAYKDFDLNVLVKKLMKLNYDLNILNNMTMDEYAKSRGIEGGCPDELCDQIIDMQFAGRDLPQYPRKTSDAEMKKALRDVNHGKYIYQPE
- a CDS encoding aldehyde dehydrogenase family protein, translating into MKMLIDGCEVDASNGRTIDVTCPVNGSLVGTIPAATEQDMEKALAASVKGQKAWQAIPLREKEQILDRFEELLEENKKEILTVVCKESGSSLRNGLMQIQGLPQLFRGYLETAKRYNGHLMVPGIEAGHDGKTENDMQLVTYEPVGTVLAIVPFNASIMLFAYKAAPALAAGNAVIVKPPTTNPLAVIMICKLLWQAGVPGSTLQVITGNGGEIGDYLSKDPRINAVTLTGSTEVGVHIAEIMAKKLSPCALELGGNDPFIIMEDADLQAAIADGAFWRMNSAGQICISPKRFIVHNSLKEAFTQGVLEFTKTIHMGYDMDYDAEVEKFLNLDFSKMAHAGMIMNPLISERAAKTVEEQIQKTAAQGAKILTGGRRNGCFIEPTVLGDVTRDMDIMKDMEIFGPVLPICGFDTEEEALEIANQSSYGLSGCVWTKDWKKGMRMARAIQSGGVVINGTGTYRNMMHPFGGYKHSGMGREGFMTLGEMMQEKVIIMKDFYRAD
- a CDS encoding UbiX family flavin prenyltransferase, which gives rise to MEKRRIIVGISGASGIPAAVEVLKLLKQQEGYESHLVISDSGKVTITYESSWSVKDIEGLADCVYDTHSIGSAVASGSFRNDGMIIVPCSMKTVAGIANGYSDSLLLRAADVVLKERRKLVLMVRECPFSSIHLENMLKLCNLGVDILPMVMTFYNKPETLEDMVHHMACKCLERFGIEAEGYRRWMEQ
- a CDS encoding MarR family winged helix-turn-helix transcriptional regulator, coding for MEPSLIEQFITSMSRLKKLESVFSSECEMQINEMAILYHITTLCNECPDVHLNVPMIQEQLLISKPAVSYILNSLEKKNYITRKIDLCDRRKISISITDEGRAAADQSMKKYYGIWAEIVRRFGENNMRQLIELLTDLNNLYRTLDGMPDH